In one window of Arachis ipaensis cultivar K30076 chromosome B06, Araip1.1, whole genome shotgun sequence DNA:
- the LOC107645563 gene encoding beta-amyrin 11-oxidase-like isoform X2, with product MEMELISWAWMSGATLLAWYFVLNTLGRRINEWYYGFKLGDKHRLLPPGDMGWPLIGKTLHYFKHPHLFVHNLVSKYRGNGMYKTHLFMKPTILVSSVEASRRVLTDDKNFRLGYPETAITVIKTILSEVSSEDHKRFRRLVTSPILGYNALAMFLERIEDIVVNSLQRMANDSIQHPIEVITETKSLAMRVILHIFMGSKDQNIIKQVEHLFSDIDDALFSWPINLPGFSYYKALKNRKKVEKIVESVVQDRKMMLKNGEVLSEKKDLVDVLLELEDVNGRKLKDEDIVDLLILFLVAGQQTTASTIMWAMIYLTNNPLVFKKAKEEQEEIMKSRSPSQQYLNIEEIKKMVYLSKVINEILRVTDFSFLLFREATTDVNINGYIIPKGWKAVVSPKTCHMSSEYFTNPENFDPSRWDDNNNNNNANREALILFGVGTRMCAGRDLTKIELFIFLHHFVRNYKFEQINPECPVSCFPLPVPTDNCLAKVAKVSME from the exons ATGGAAATGGAGTTAATAAGTTGGGCATGGATGAGTGGTGCCACAttgttggcatggtactttgtGTTAAACACATTGGGGAGAAGGATCAATGAATGGTATTATGGTTTCAAGTTAGGAGACAAGCATCGCCTTCTTCCTCCTGGTGACATGGGTTGGCCTCTTATCGGCAAAACATTGCACTATTTCAAGCACCCTCATTTATTTGTCCACAATCTTGTTTCCAA ATACAGAGGAAATGGAATGTACAAGACACATTTGTTCATGAAGCCAACAATCCTGGTGTCCAGTGTAGAGGCCTCAAGGAGAGTGTTAACTGATGATAAAAACTTTAGGCTTGGTTATCCTGAAACCGCCATAACAGTGATTAAAACGATCTTATCTGAAGTGTCAAGCGAGGATCACAAGCGTTTTCGACGCCTAGTCACTTCCCCCATTCTGGGTTACAATGCTTTGGCCATGTTTCTTGAACGCATAGAGGACATTGTTGTCAATTCACTCCAACGAATGGCCAATGATAGCATACAACATCCTATTGAGGTCATCACAGAGACCAAGTCTCTCGCCATGAGAGTCATCCTTCACATCTTCATGGGTTCTAAGGATCAAAACATAATCAAGCAAGTTGAGCATTTGTTTAGTGATATTGATGATGCCTTGTTCTCTTGGCCAATTAACTTACCTGGTTTTTCGTATTACAAAGCTCTCAAG AACCGCAAGAAGGTGGAAAAAATAGTTGAATCCGTTGTGCAAGATAGAAAGATGATGTTAAAAAATGGTGAAGTATTATCAGAGAAGAAAGATCTTGTGGATGTTCTTTTGGAACTGGAAGATGTGAATGGTCGAAAATTAAaggatgaagacattgttgacTTGTTGATATTATTCTTAGTAGCGGGTCAGCAGACTACAGCTAGCACTATAATGTGGGCAATGATTTATCTTACTAACAATCCACTTGTTTTCAAGAAAGCTAAG GAGGAGCAAGAAGAAATCATGAAGTCAAGGTCACCTTCGCAACAGTATCTAAATATTGAGGAAATTAAGAAAATGGTTTATCTAAGTAAG GTAATTAACGAAATATTGCGTGTGACCGATTTTTCGTTTCTACTTTTTCGAGAGGCAACTACCGATGTGAACATCAATG GTTATATCATACCCAAAGGATGGAAAGCAGTAGTTTCGCCGAAAACTTGTCATATGTCTTCTGAATATTTTACAAATCCGGAAAATTTTGATCCTTCCAGATGGGAT gataataataataataataatgcaaatcGAGAAGCCCTCATTCTCTTTGGAGTTGGAACAAGGATGTGCGCTGGAAGAGATCTCACCAAAATTGAATTGTTCATCTTTCTACATCATTTCGTTCGTAATTACAA gtTTGAGCAAATAAATCCAGAATGCCCTGTCTCTTGCTTCCCACTACCCGTGCCTACAGATAATTGTCTTGCTAAGGTCGCAAAGGTCTCAATGGAATAG
- the LOC107646313 gene encoding glycine-rich cell wall structural protein-like, whose translation MVVGVEPDVEEKAERMRARSGGDNDGDGGDDGGRGRGYDGGDGGGGGGYDRGGHGGDYGGHGGGRDGGEGGGGFGDSNGGGKGGCHGGGGDSGGSVGHQGDVYSCGGYDSYGGGGLCSDGGGGVVKREFGDYFVGVPSSDVAMHESQTYISPGECYRACLAVRALTRSLEVHASLRRLV comes from the coding sequence ATGGTGGTCGGGGTAGAGCCCGACGTGGAGGAAAAGGCGGAGAGGATGAGGGCACGTAGTGGTGGAGACAACGATGGTGATGGTGGAGATGATGGTGGTCGTGGTAGAGGATATGACGGTGGTGAcggaggtggtggtggaggatATGACAGGGGTGGTCATGGAGGTGATTATGGAGGCCATGGTGGTGGACGTGATGGTGGTGAGGGTGGTGGTGGTTTTGGTGATAGTAATGGAGGTGGTAAGGGTGGTTGTCATGGTGGAGGAGGTGATAGTGGTGGTAGTGTTGGCCATCAGGGAGATGTATATAGTTGCGGTGGATATGATAGTTATGGAGGTGGTGGATTATGCAGTGACGGAGGTGGCGGAGTGGTCAAACGAGAGTTTGGTGATTATTTCGTTGGGGTTCCTAGCAGTGATGTGGCGATGCACGAGAGTCAGACGTACATTAGCCCAGGTGAGTGCTATCGGGCTTGCTTGGCAGTGAGGGCCTTAACGCGGAGTTTGGAAGTTCACGCTTCCTTGAGGAGATTAGTGTGA